Within Desulfovibrio legallii, the genomic segment CGCGTACCGGATGTGCGCTCTTACCGGCAAGCTGCTGCCGCAGCTTTCCATAAATACCGCGCCGCTGGCCAAAGCGCCGCCCAAGGACAAGGAAGACCCGCGGGAAGAATTCGCCCCCGGCTGGTTCAACTGATTGCCCCCAGCAACACGCAAAGCGCCTGAAGCGGACCCGCTTCGGGCGCTTTGCATGTTGACGGCCCAGCGCAGCCGACGGGGGGAGGAACAAGGCGTGCATAGCCCGACCGCGTTGGGCGTATGGGCTGACAACACAGGCCACGGCGTGTCTGCAGCCCCAAAGCAAGCCCCCCCTACCCCTGCCAGTGTTGCGCTGCCCTGCGCTGTCCCGACACCTTGGGCCCATCCGCCGCACGCCGCCTGAGTCCCCAGCTGCGAGTTCGGACCGGATTGACAGATTGCGTTCCTTGTTCAATACTTATTGAATCTTTTTTTCCTGGCCAGCTTTTGCGTCCCGACAGTTCGCACTCAGGCCGGTCATGAAGACCCTGCCGCCCGACGCCAGTTTGTTTTTGTACACCGACGGTCTTAACGAAACCATGAACGCCCGCCAGGAAGCCTACGGCAACGAGCGCATGCTCCGCCTGCTGGCCGGCCTGCCGCGCCGCTATCCTGAAGCCCTCATTGCTTTGACGGCCAGAGCCGTGGCCGCCCATACCGGCGGCGCCACCCCTTCCGACGATCTGGTCATGCTCTGTCTGCACTTTCGCGGCAACGCAACCCCCAGGGAGACCGCATGCTGATCCCCTTCCGCCTTCTCCGTTCCCTTTGCGCGGCCCGCGCCTTCCGTTGCGTTGCGGCGCTGGTTCTTGCGCTGTCTGCGAGCGGCATTTTTGCCCCCGCCCCCGCGGCCGCACAGGAAAAAACCTGTCGCATTGCATACCTGGAGGCCGGCCCTTTCTGGCTCTACGCCAAAACCCTGGCCGCCTTCAAAGCTGCCCTGAACGGACCGCAGGGCTGCCGCATCCTCTATCCGGAAGACCTGCACGTCAGCCTTGGCTGGCGGGGTTCGCCTCAGGATCTGGAGGGCCAGGCCCGCCGCCTGTTCGCCGCCGGGCCGGACCTCATCCTGGCCGCAGGCACCGACGCCGTGCGCGCTCTGCTGGCGGTTAACGACGGCCGCACCCCCATTCTGGGGCTGGCCCTGGCAGACCCGCTGGCCGCGGGCTTCATGAAAGCCCCTGCCCAATCCGTGGCCCCCAACTTTACCTGCGAGGTGGTGCCCGACCGCTGGAAAAACATGTACCGCGTCTTCCACGACGTCATCGGCTTCAAGAAGCTGGGCGTCATGTACCCGGCCGGCCCTACCGGCAAAGTCTACGGCGGCGTGGACGACGCCCTGGCCGTGGCGCAGGAGGCCAGCTTCAGCGTACTGGAAGCCGTCATCCCCGACGAATCCGCCGCCGCCTGCCGCAAAGGCATTGAAGATCTGCACCAACGCGGGGCCGACGCCTTTTTTATCGGGCCGCTGAACTGTTTCGACTGGTCCTCTGCGGACCCCACCCCCCTGCTCGACCTGCTGATCAGCTATGGCATGCCCACCTTCGCCAGGGACGGATCCATTTTTGTGCAGGGGGGAGCCCTCATGGGCTTTTCCACCTGGGATTTTTCACCTACAGGCCGCCGCCTGGCCCAGGCCGCCATGCGCATCCTTTCCGGCACACCGCCCGCGCAGGTCCATCTGACAGGCACAAGCGAACCACTCATTGCCCTCAACCTGGAAACGGCCCGCAAGCTGGGCTTCAACCTCCCCTTTGACGTTCTGGTGGTGGCTGATGAAATCTATGCAACCACGAGCAAGCCGGACCTGCGCTGAGGCCATTCCGGGGCTTTCCCGCCGGGGAATCCGCCCCGGAACGACCCTGGCCCAGGTTTTGCAGTCCTCTAGAGCAGATTAACTTTGAGAACAAGCATTCTCAAAGTTTACGGCACGCTCGTTTCGGCGCTTAACAGCGCAAATAAATTGCGCTTACGCCTCCACAGCGGGCGTCTGTTCACGCAGCCGCCAGGGCATTTCAAAGTTGCAATGCCCTATAAACCGACATCGCCCCGCCAACTTTGTTGCCACCTCGCGAACGGCAAAGGATACCCGACCATGCGCATCCTGATCCTGAGCAAATACGACATCCAGGGCTGCTGCAATCTCAACCAGCTCTTCGCGCTGCTGTCGCCCTGCCACAGCCTGCGGGCGCTGCTTTCCGACGACCTGCTGCCGGAGGAACGCGGCAACCCCCACGCCGATTGCTGCACCTGGCATGACCGGGACTTTCTGAAAAACGCCTTCTTCCCCCTGCTGGATCAGGCCGCCCCGCCGGCGGACGCGGCCCTGCTGACCTTCCAGGGCCTGGAGCGCCGCTACAACACGCCCGTGCGCCTGCTGGAACACGGCCGCCACAACGACCAGATGCTGGCCGCGCTGGAAGAGTTCCGCCCCGATCTGGTCTATGCCTGCCGCTTTGACTACATCCTGCCCGCATTCGTGCTGGAGCGCATGCAAGGCCGCTGCATCAACACCCATTCGGGGCCCCTGCCCCAATGCCGCGGGCCCAACGCCTCTTTCTGGGCCATGCGCCTGGGCTACAGGCAGACAGCCTGCTCCCTGCACCGCATCACGCCCCACATCGACTGCGGCCCGCTGCTGGCGGGCGTGCCCGTGCCCCTGGACTACAGCCGCTGTCTGTTCTGGAACCGACAGCGCATCTACCGGGCAGGCATTGCCGCCTTCGGCACCGTGCTGTCCCGCCTGGCCAAAGGCGAACAGCCGCCGGAGCGGGAACAGAATCCAACGCTGCGCCGCTACTATGCCTTCCCCGATGCGGCCGCCTTTCAGGCCTTCACAGAGGCAGGCAAAAAGCTATACGATGCCGCAAGCTACCTGGAAATTCTGGCCCGCTTTCTGCCTTCCGCCGCACCTGGGCCCCAGCTGCCCGGCGGGAGCCTTGCAGCATGGTACGCCGCGGCCTCACGGGAGGCGGGGCTGCATGCCCTGTGCGCGGCCCATCGTGGAGTGTACGCATGAATACAGACTTCAGCATCCATAACGTCCTGACCGGCAACGCCGCCGCCAAGGCCTGGCAAGGGTGAGGCACGCTGACGCCGGGAAGAGGGCCGAAAGGGCCTAGCCCTCCTGCCGGAACTGACGGTAGGTGAGGTTGAAGCGCTTCATGCGCAGGCCCATGCTGCGGCGGGTCAGCCCCAGGATCTCGGCCGCCCTGGTGGTATTGCCCCGGCACCGGCGCAGGGCCTCCACCAGCATGTCGTATTCAATGGACGCCAGGCGGGATTCAAGGCCGGGGCGCTCGCTGCTTTTGCCATCGGGCTGCTGCAGCTCCAGCGGCAGATCGTGGGCGTGCAGCACACTGTCGTCCGCCAGGATCACGGCGCGGTGGATGACGTTCTCCAGCTCCCGCACGTTGCCCGGCCAGGAATGCCGCAACAGCATGCCCATGGCCGAGGCCGCGATGCCCGTGATGTTCTTTTCCGCCTCCTGGGCGTACAGGGCCAGAAAATGCTCGGCCAGGGCCACCACGTCGTCCCCCCGCTCCCGCAGGGGCGGTATGGTGAGGGGGAACACGTTGAGCCGATAAAAAAGGTCTTCCCGGAAGGCGCCCTGGGCCACCATGGCCGCCAGATCCCGGTTGGTGGCGGCAATAATCCGGATATCCACGGGGATGCTGACGTTGCCCCCCACCCGCTCAAAGCGGCGCTCCTGCAAAAGGCGCAGCAGCTTGGCCTGCACGCCCAGGGAGAGCTCGCCCACCTCATCGAGAAAAATCGTGCCGCCGTCGGCGGCTTCAAACCGCCCCTTGCGAAAGCCCGCCCCGGTGAAGGAGCCCTTTTCGTGGCCGAAGAGCTCGCTTTCCACAATGCTTTCCGGCAGGGCAGCGCAATTGCACTTGATGAAGGGCCCGCCGGGCGTAAGCCCGCCGTAGTGCAGGGCGTTGGCCACCATTTCCTTGCCCACGCCGCTTTCCCCCAGGAGGAGCACCGTGGTGCGCGTGGGCGAAACCTTGCGGATAAGGTCGTACACCGCCTGTATGGCGCGGGAGGTGCCGATCATGTTGGAAGGATGGAAGCGCTCCTTGAGCTCGCTGAGCAAAAGGCGGGTGCGCTTTTCCCACTCCACCCGGTCCACATGCTCCACCAGGTACAGCTCCACGGCGTGGGCCAGCATCTGCGCCATAACCGTAAGCACGTCCACATGCTTGCGCAGGGCCGCGTCGCTGGCGTACAGGCGGCTGGCGCTGATGGCCCCCAGCACCTTGCGCCCCAGGGCAATGGGCACGCAGATGAAGGACATGCGCTTGTCCGATTCCAGGGCCACGCTGCCCGTGCGGTTCAGAAACGCGGGCTCGTCGCCGATGGCGCGCACCACCATGGGGCTGGCCGTTTCCACCACCCGGCCGATAATGCCCTCGCCCAGGTGGTACACGCCCCGGTCCTGCTCCGAAGGCGTCATCCCCACGCTGCGGTAAACAAAAACATGCCCCGATTCCCGATGCAGCAGGCTGATCATGCCCCGGCGCATCCCCATTTCGTGCTGCATATAGGCCAGCAGGCGGTCCAGGGCGGCCACGATGTCGTCCTGCTCCGCAAGCAGCCGCCCCACCTCCAGCAACAGGGCAATAATCCGGCCCCGGCAGGGGTCCGGCGCGCAGTGGGCGTCAATAACGGTAGGGGAACACATGGGGGAAAATCCGGATTGAAGGATGCCGACGGCTCAGGCCGCCTGCCGGCGCGCTGCCGGTCTGTTGCCCACAGTACGCCGGCCCCGGCCTCAGGCATAGTACTTCCCGGTAACTTCCAGGAAGGTGATCTCCACTACCGCCGTCATTTTGAGCATGTTTTCAGGAAACGTTTTGCCCACATGCTGCGGCGTATACTTGGCCACCAGCGCCTCCAGCGCGCGGATCTTCTTTTCCCGCGCCTCCACCACCGTTGCCGTGCCCAGGACGATGACGCTCTGGTAGGCCGTATTGGTGTCGCAGGGCGTTTCCGCCTGCAGGTAGCTGTGCGGGCCCGCCGTCTCAAAACAGACGCGCGGATTCTCCCGCAGATTCTGCAGCCTGGTCCCTTTGGCCAGACCGTGAATATAGATGCGCCCTTCCAACAGCACAAAATGCACGGGCGTCACATAGGGGAAGCCCCCCGCCCCCACGGTGCCCAGATGCCCTACCTCCGCCGCGCGCAGCAACGCCGCCGTCTGCGCTTCGCTCAACTGGTGTTCCCGCATCCTTTCCTGCATGGTCCGCTCCTTTGTGTGCGTGTACTGTCAGCGTAAAAGCAAGAGGCGCGCCGGGCAAGGACGGACCGCCCGTCCTTACCCGGCGCACGTTGCGCAGGTAGCTTCTTGCAGCACGCCGCGCGCAATTCCCCCCGCTCTGGGCACGGGGTAGCGCGCAGGCGCAGCCGACAAATTTTTCAGTTGGGCCAGGTAGGCGGCAGGCAGCCCCCGCGCCGCCGCGCCGGAAAGAATATAGGCCAGATACTCCCGGCTGGGCGGCACAGGCGGGCCCTGCACGTCCTTCTTATACAGCACCGCCGCATGCCTGCCGCCGCTCGCGTCCAAGAGCCGCACCGGATAGTGAAAATACACGCCGCCACCGTCCAGGCGCGCGCCGCACCAGATGTCCAGGCTGGCGGCGTCGCCGAAGGTGAGCTCGTAGAGCACGCCCCAGACCTCGCGCCCCGGCGCGGCGACCACGGTTTCCATACCGCCGTCCCAGACGCGGTTTTTGCCGAAAAAAGCCAGCGTGTGGTCCGAAAGCCGCGCCACGGTCACCATCCGCGGGGTTGCGCAACGCGCGCCTATCTGCTCCGGGTGCATGTTGGATGCGTAGGCGAAGCAGTACTGTCTGTCTGGCCGTCCATAACGCGTAAAAGCCGTGGTAATGTCCATGACGCCCCCTTCCGGAGCCCGCGGCATGCCGCCTTCTGCTCCGCCTTAGTGCTCCGCCCTGTTTGCCCGCCCTGTTTGCCCGCCCTGTTTGCCCCGCCGCCCGCCGGCGGCAGGCGGCCCCGACACGCGAACTCACCCCACCGCCGCCGGGGGGCGGCCTGCCACGGATTTTTGCTTCCGGCAAGGAAGAAGAAAATTTTTATGCAGGGAGTGGACTTTTATGGTCCTCGACCGGAATAAAAATTCCTTCTGACGCCGCCGGGACGCCACCCCACCGCCGCCGGGGGGCGGCCTGCCGCGGATTTTTGCTTCCGGCAAGGAAGAAGAAAATTTTTATGCAGGGAGTGGACTTTTATGGTCCTCGACCGGAATAAAAATTCCTTCTGACGCCGCCGGAAGCAAAAAGCCGCGCAGGCCGCTACCAGACGTTGAGGATCCACTCCTTATTCTTCTTATATTCCATGTCGGTAAACAGGGTATTGGCCATGTTTTCCGCCAGCCAGGTGGCCCCGGCGTAGCCCATGACGGGGTAACGGTAGAGGCCGGCGCGATCGTAGGTGGGAAAGCCCACGCGCAGCATGGGCACGTTGTTGTCCATGGCGGCCCAGCGGCCCTTGGAGTGGCCCAGAATGAGGTCCAGCTCCAGCTCCTTGCGCTTGAGGCGGCCGTCCAGCTCCCAGAGGTCGGCGTTGGTGACCACGGTCATGTTGAAGTCCACTTTCTCCACCATTTCTTTGAGGCGCGGGTCGTCCGCATAGTGGGCGTTGTCGTCGCCCAGGAGCAGCAGCACGGGCTTCATTTCCAGATCCAGGCAGAACTGGGCCAGGCCGATGACCAGATCGGGATTGCCGTAAATGGCCACTTTTTTGTCGGCCAGGAACATGTGGGTCACGTCGGTAATGGCGTCGATGGCCACGCCGCGCTCGTGCACCAGGGCCGGGGTGATAGGCTTGCCCGTGAGCTGCTGCACCCGCTTCAGAAAGACGTCCGTATTGCGGATGCCGATGGGCGTGGGGCCGATGACGGTGGGGAGGCCGAATTCCTTTTCCAGATAGGTCGCCGCCCTGCCGCCCTCGTAGCGGTTGAGGGCGATAGTGCCCACGGCGTTGGCCGTGCCCTGCAGATCCGCAATGGTGGTGCTGCCGTGGGATTTGCCGGTCTTGTCCGGCAGGAGGGGCGAATCGAAGCTCTCTATCTCAAACAGCACGGTGGCGTCCACGTCCATAAGGCTGAGCAGGTGCTTGAGCTCCTTTACGTCGCCGGGGTTGACCCAGCCGGTAAAGAGGTTGAGCTTGCCGTTGGGTTCGCCCTTGGCGGCGAAGTGGGCCACGATGTCGTGCACGGCCACGTCGTAGCCGCTGATCATGCTGCCCACAAAGCTGGGGGTGTGGATGGGGATGAGGTGCACCTCGCGGTCCGGATACTTCTCTTTGAGCAGGCCGTTGTTGAGCTTGGTGACCACGCCGTCGATATCGTCGCCGATGACCTCTGTGGAGCAGGTGCTGATGATGGGCACCACCTTCACATCCGGGTAGCGCATAAGCAGCACGTCCACGGCCTGTTCCACCCGGCCCGTGGCGCCGAACACCGCGCCGTCCTCGTGCACGGAAGAGGAGGCGATTTCAAAATTGTCCTTAAAGTGCTGGGCAAAGAGCAGACGCACAAACATGACGCAGCCCTGGCCGCCGTGGACGATGGCGATGCAGTCTTCAATACCGATGCTGGCGTACTGCGCGCCGCAGGGCTGACAGGTAAAGATGGGGTTGATGATGCCGGCCCGTTCCTTTTCCATTATTTGACACGACATGGCATATCCTTTTTAAGGCCGGGCCGTGCGTCGCCGCACCCGCCCCGGCGCTGGCCCGGCGGCGGGCCGCCGGGCCGGTTGCGGGACACTGCCCCGGACGCCGCGCTGCTGCGCGGGCGCGCGGGTCAGTATTTGGGGTCCGTCAGTTCCTGGTTCAACGAACCGTGGATGGTCAGGTAGTCCAGCCGTTCCTTGGTCGCGGACATAAGTTTGCGGATCTCTTCCGCGCCCATGGCCCGGAGCCAGGCGTGCTGCTGTTGCAGATTTTTGGCCATGATGACCGCGTCCACCCAGTAACAGCGGTTTTCCGGCGTGCTCAGGTCCGGGGTTTCACCGCAGAGGATCTGCGTGGTCTGGCCCATGACGCCCGCATTCTGCCGCTCCCGGTCCCAGGCGCGGGAATGGAACTGCCAGAGGCATTTCTTCATGATGTAGTCGATGATGGCTTCAACCTGTGGGTTGGTGGCGCTTCCGTCTGCCATGCTCATCCTCCGCGCGGTTTACACCGCCTCTGAAAGGGGTTCGGGATAAGGCGGATACTCCTTGCCGCGCAGGGGCGTGACACAGTCGTATGTGCCCGTGTATTCCCGTTCGCCGTTTTCGTCTGTAATGTCCCTGCCGCAGACCAGCTTCTGGGTCATGAAGCCGCAGTCCAGGGGGAAGTCGTCTTTGCTGATGTCTATGCCCGAAAGCTGGTGGATGGGCGAATACACGGCGTTGTAGATATCGCGGGCAAAGCGCACCCAGCCCTCGTAGCCCTTCCAGGGGCCGTTGTGGTAAGCATGGGCGTTGAGGTAGGGCACGCGCACTTTTTTGGCCACCTCGCCCGGCCGCACGCCGGTAAAGATGATGTCGGGCTTCCAGTCCTCCATGGCTTCCAGGCCTTCCAGCTCGTTGGGGTCGTCGATGGCCAGGGTGCCCGGTTTGACGCGGGCCACGCCTTTTTCAAAGTCGCCCTGGTGGCCGAACTTGGAGTAGATGGAAACCACATCCAGGCCCATTTCCTTCTCAATGATGTGGGCCCAGTGCCAGAGCTTGGAGCCGCCGGGCCAGAGGCAGACCTTCACGCCCTTGAGCCGTTTGGCGTACCAGTCGAATTCCGGCTTCCAGCGGGCTGTCTCTTCGTCGATGATGGCCTGAGCTTCTTTTTCCAGGCCGAAGAAGAGCGCCACCTTCATGAGGGATTCGCTGAGCATCTCAAAGCCGAAGCCGTCGATATCCAGCCGAGGGATGCCGTAGCGCACGCGCAGCTCGTTGCAGATGTATTCTGCGGAGCGGGCGCACTCCAGCACATTGAGCTGAGCGCGGTGCATGGAGCGCAGGTCGTCGTAACGGCCGTTGCCCGTGAACACGGAAAGCACCTGGATGCCCATGCGCCGGAAGTAGTCGCACATGACTTCCACGTCGCCCTGGATATTGTAGTCGCCCACATAGTTGATGACGTAGCGGCTCTTTATCTCCGGCTCAAAGGTGCCCACCTTCTGGTTGATCCAGGCAATGTTGATCTTGTGGTGGCCGCCGGACTGGCTGGGCCCGGCAAAGCCCGGAGAATTGCAGACAAAAATGTCCACATCGGGCATTTCGTCCATAATTTCCTGGGCCAGGGCGTTCATGTCATCGCCGATAAGGGCCGAGGCGCAGGTCTGGTAGATGGTCATGCGCTTGATGTGCGGGAAGGCCCTGAAGGCCTCTTTGATGCTGTTGCGCAGCTGGTCTTCAGCGCCGAAGACCACATGCTTTTCCTTCATGTCCGAAGCGAAGGTGTACTTGAGCTGGAAGTTGCCGTCGTCGCTGATGTAGCGCTTGGTCTGCCAGGTATCGTAGGTGCAGCCCACGGGCCCGTGGCAGAGGTGGATCACGTCCTTCATGGGCGTGCCGATGACGTGCTTGGCCCCGCAGAAGGCGCAACCTCGCTCGGAAATGGTGCCGGGGATGGTGTTGAGGTAGCCAAGGGGCAGACAGGAAGTCAAATCCTCGCCCTCGCCCTTGACCACGGCGTGCTGCTCCCGCTCCGGGATGCATTCGCTGCATTTAAAAAGATGGTATGGCATGGGGTAATCCTTTGTCCGGGCTTTACGCTATGGCCGCTTCGCCCGTTTCGCCCGTGCGCACGCGCAGGGCGTCTTCCACCGGGCAGACGATGAGCTTGCCGTCGCCGATGTCGCCTGTCTGGTTAACTTTGATGATGGTGTCCACCACCTTGTCCGTCATGGCATCGGGCACCACGATGGAGAGCAGGCGCTTGGGCACATAGGGCATGCCCTTGAAACTGCCCAGGCCCCGCACGATGGGGCTGATCTGCACGGCCACCTCGTCGGCTATGCCCCGCTGCTTGCCGCGCCCCAGCACGGCCACGGCGCTCATGCAGGGGAAGCCGAGCCGGTCCAGGGCCTTCCTGGTGGCCGTAACCTTGTTGGGGCGGATAATGGCGATGACTTCCTTCATGGCCGCCCCCTACACGCCTTCCGCGCCGGTGCGGATGGTGAAGACCCGCTCCACCGGGCTTACAAAAACCTTGCCGTCGCCGAAGTTTCCGGTCTTGGCGTGCTCCTGCACCAGCTGCAGCACCTGATCCACATGTTCGTCCTCCACCACCAGCATGAGCAGATTTTTGGGCAGCTCGTCGTAGTGCATGCTGCCGCTGTCCAGCCCTTTCTGTTTGCCGCGCCCGAAGGCCTGAACCTTGGTCAGGGCCAC encodes:
- a CDS encoding P-II family nitrogen regulator is translated as MKMVRAVIRPESTEAVVEGLAASGFVALTKVQAFGRGKQKGLDSGSMHYDELPKNLLMLVVEDEHVDQVLQLVQEHAKTGNFGDGKVFVSPVERVFTIRTGAEGV
- a CDS encoding sigma-54-dependent Fis family transcriptional regulator, with the protein product MCSPTVIDAHCAPDPCRGRIIALLLEVGRLLAEQDDIVAALDRLLAYMQHEMGMRRGMISLLHRESGHVFVYRSVGMTPSEQDRGVYHLGEGIIGRVVETASPMVVRAIGDEPAFLNRTGSVALESDKRMSFICVPIALGRKVLGAISASRLYASDAALRKHVDVLTVMAQMLAHAVELYLVEHVDRVEWEKRTRLLLSELKERFHPSNMIGTSRAIQAVYDLIRKVSPTRTTVLLLGESGVGKEMVANALHYGGLTPGGPFIKCNCAALPESIVESELFGHEKGSFTGAGFRKGRFEAADGGTIFLDEVGELSLGVQAKLLRLLQERRFERVGGNVSIPVDIRIIAATNRDLAAMVAQGAFREDLFYRLNVFPLTIPPLRERGDDVVALAEHFLALYAQEAEKNITGIAASAMGMLLRHSWPGNVRELENVIHRAVILADDSVLHAHDLPLELQQPDGKSSERPGLESRLASIEYDMLVEALRRCRGNTTRAAEILGLTRRSMGLRMKRFNLTYRQFRQEG
- the anfG gene encoding Fe-only nitrogenase subunit delta, yielding MADGSATNPQVEAIIDYIMKKCLWQFHSRAWDRERQNAGVMGQTTQILCGETPDLSTPENRCYWVDAVIMAKNLQQQHAWLRAMGAEEIRKLMSATKERLDYLTIHGSLNQELTDPKY
- the anfK gene encoding Fe-only nitrogenase subunit beta, which produces MSCQIMEKERAGIINPIFTCQPCGAQYASIGIEDCIAIVHGGQGCVMFVRLLFAQHFKDNFEIASSSVHEDGAVFGATGRVEQAVDVLLMRYPDVKVVPIISTCSTEVIGDDIDGVVTKLNNGLLKEKYPDREVHLIPIHTPSFVGSMISGYDVAVHDIVAHFAAKGEPNGKLNLFTGWVNPGDVKELKHLLSLMDVDATVLFEIESFDSPLLPDKTGKSHGSTTIADLQGTANAVGTIALNRYEGGRAATYLEKEFGLPTVIGPTPIGIRNTDVFLKRVQQLTGKPITPALVHERGVAIDAITDVTHMFLADKKVAIYGNPDLVIGLAQFCLDLEMKPVLLLLGDDNAHYADDPRLKEMVEKVDFNMTVVTNADLWELDGRLKRKELELDLILGHSKGRWAAMDNNVPMLRVGFPTYDRAGLYRYPVMGYAGATWLAENMANTLFTDMEYKKNKEWILNVW
- a CDS encoding formyltransferase family protein produces the protein MRILILSKYDIQGCCNLNQLFALLSPCHSLRALLSDDLLPEERGNPHADCCTWHDRDFLKNAFFPLLDQAAPPADAALLTFQGLERRYNTPVRLLEHGRHNDQMLAALEEFRPDLVYACRFDYILPAFVLERMQGRCINTHSGPLPQCRGPNASFWAMRLGYRQTACSLHRITPHIDCGPLLAGVPVPLDYSRCLFWNRQRIYRAGIAAFGTVLSRLAKGEQPPEREQNPTLRRYYAFPDAAAFQAFTEAGKKLYDAASYLEILARFLPSAAPGPQLPGGSLAAWYAAASREAGLHALCAAHRGVYA
- a CDS encoding pyridoxamine 5'-phosphate oxidase family protein, whose product is MQERMREHQLSEAQTAALLRAAEVGHLGTVGAGGFPYVTPVHFVLLEGRIYIHGLAKGTRLQNLRENPRVCFETAGPHSYLQAETPCDTNTAYQSVIVLGTATVVEAREKKIRALEALVAKYTPQHVGKTFPENMLKMTAVVEITFLEVTGKYYA
- a CDS encoding gamma-glutamylcyclotransferase family protein, with the translated sequence MDITTAFTRYGRPDRQYCFAYASNMHPEQIGARCATPRMVTVARLSDHTLAFFGKNRVWDGGMETVVAAPGREVWGVLYELTFGDAASLDIWCGARLDGGGVYFHYPVRLLDASGGRHAAVLYKKDVQGPPVPPSREYLAYILSGAAARGLPAAYLAQLKNLSAAPARYPVPRAGGIARGVLQEATCATCAG
- a CDS encoding SpoIIE family protein phosphatase codes for the protein MKTLPPDASLFLYTDGLNETMNARQEAYGNERMLRLLAGLPRRYPEALIALTARAVAAHTGGATPSDDLVMLCLHFRGNATPRETAC
- the anfD gene encoding nitrogenase iron-iron protein, alpha chain — protein: MPYHLFKCSECIPEREQHAVVKGEGEDLTSCLPLGYLNTIPGTISERGCAFCGAKHVIGTPMKDVIHLCHGPVGCTYDTWQTKRYISDDGNFQLKYTFASDMKEKHVVFGAEDQLRNSIKEAFRAFPHIKRMTIYQTCASALIGDDMNALAQEIMDEMPDVDIFVCNSPGFAGPSQSGGHHKINIAWINQKVGTFEPEIKSRYVINYVGDYNIQGDVEVMCDYFRRMGIQVLSVFTGNGRYDDLRSMHRAQLNVLECARSAEYICNELRVRYGIPRLDIDGFGFEMLSESLMKVALFFGLEKEAQAIIDEETARWKPEFDWYAKRLKGVKVCLWPGGSKLWHWAHIIEKEMGLDVVSIYSKFGHQGDFEKGVARVKPGTLAIDDPNELEGLEAMEDWKPDIIFTGVRPGEVAKKVRVPYLNAHAYHNGPWKGYEGWVRFARDIYNAVYSPIHQLSGIDISKDDFPLDCGFMTQKLVCGRDITDENGEREYTGTYDCVTPLRGKEYPPYPEPLSEAV
- a CDS encoding P-II family nitrogen regulator: MKEVIAIIRPNKVTATRKALDRLGFPCMSAVAVLGRGKQRGIADEVAVQISPIVRGLGSFKGMPYVPKRLLSIVVPDAMTDKVVDTIIKVNQTGDIGDGKLIVCPVEDALRVRTGETGEAAIA
- a CDS encoding ABC transporter substrate-binding protein; the protein is MLIPFRLLRSLCAARAFRCVAALVLALSASGIFAPAPAAAQEKTCRIAYLEAGPFWLYAKTLAAFKAALNGPQGCRILYPEDLHVSLGWRGSPQDLEGQARRLFAAGPDLILAAGTDAVRALLAVNDGRTPILGLALADPLAAGFMKAPAQSVAPNFTCEVVPDRWKNMYRVFHDVIGFKKLGVMYPAGPTGKVYGGVDDALAVAQEASFSVLEAVIPDESAAACRKGIEDLHQRGADAFFIGPLNCFDWSSADPTPLLDLLISYGMPTFARDGSIFVQGGALMGFSTWDFSPTGRRLAQAAMRILSGTPPAQVHLTGTSEPLIALNLETARKLGFNLPFDVLVVADEIYATTSKPDLR